The Frondihabitans australicus genome includes a region encoding these proteins:
- a CDS encoding lysophospholipid acyltransferase family protein — MYWFLRLFVARPAAFGLFRIRVRGLSNIPKRGGIVLAGNHIAFIDSVFVPVVVPRPMTYLVGSNYMSQTSALGRLLGWFLRAIHQLPIDRSGGSASKASLDAGVEALARGAAIGIYPEGSRSRDGRLHRGRTGVARLLLATGAPVVPFAIQGSDRVTTKGLTRAKRADVTIVFGEPLTFAKADGDVDAGRMREVTDEIMRAIGALTPQEYDDSYTTSRG; from the coding sequence ATGTACTGGTTCCTGCGCCTGTTCGTCGCCCGGCCCGCGGCCTTCGGGCTCTTCCGCATCCGGGTGCGCGGGCTCAGCAACATCCCGAAGCGCGGCGGCATCGTCCTCGCCGGCAACCACATCGCCTTCATCGACTCGGTGTTCGTCCCCGTCGTCGTGCCGCGGCCGATGACCTACCTCGTCGGCAGCAACTACATGTCGCAGACGAGCGCGCTCGGGCGCCTCCTCGGGTGGTTCCTGCGCGCGATCCACCAGCTCCCGATCGACCGGTCGGGCGGCTCGGCGTCGAAGGCGTCGCTCGACGCGGGGGTCGAGGCGCTCGCCCGGGGCGCGGCCATCGGCATCTATCCGGAGGGGTCGAGGAGCCGTGACGGGCGGCTGCACCGGGGCCGGACGGGTGTGGCGCGGCTCCTGCTGGCCACCGGCGCCCCCGTGGTGCCGTTCGCGATCCAGGGCAGCGATCGCGTGACGACGAAGGGCCTCACGCGGGCGAAGCGCGCCGACGTGACGATCGTCTTCGGCGAGCCGCTCACGTTCGCGAAGGCCGACGGCGACGTCGATGCGGGCAGGATGCGCGAGGTCACCGACGAGATCATGCGCGCGATCGGCGCCCTCACGCCGCAGGAGTACGACGACAGCTACACGACGAGCCGCGGCTAG
- a CDS encoding TIGR03086 family metal-binding protein, with amino-acid sequence MTDWISLLRTAHSEFTARIAAVTDWDAPTPDTEWTVRDLVAHVIDDQQWAPLLLAGSTTAEARLAISPLGDDLALAWREHSRAAQQAFEAADLTTTVQLESDTVTADEYLAELVGDITIHTWDLARATNTSEDLDDRLVDAVWDVFEPQAETLQASGLYAAAVPVSDDAPLRIRLLALTGRDAG; translated from the coding sequence ATGACCGACTGGATCTCCCTTCTGCGCACCGCGCACTCCGAGTTCACCGCTCGCATCGCGGCGGTCACCGACTGGGACGCCCCGACCCCCGACACCGAGTGGACCGTCCGCGACCTCGTGGCGCACGTCATCGACGATCAGCAGTGGGCGCCGCTGCTGCTCGCCGGGAGCACCACGGCCGAGGCCCGCCTCGCGATCTCCCCGCTCGGCGACGACCTGGCGCTCGCCTGGCGCGAGCACTCCCGCGCCGCGCAGCAGGCATTCGAGGCGGCCGACCTGACGACGACCGTGCAGCTCGAGTCCGACACGGTGACCGCCGACGAGTACCTCGCCGAGCTGGTGGGCGACATCACGATCCACACCTGGGATCTCGCCCGGGCCACGAACACGAGCGAAGACCTCGACGACCGCCTCGTCGACGCCGTGTGGGACGTCTTCGAGCCGCAGGCCGAGACCCTGCAGGCGAGCGGTCTCTACGCGGCCGCGGTGCCGGTCTCGGACGACGCGCCGCTCCGCATCCGGCTGCTCGCGCTCACCGGCCGCGACGCCGGCTGA
- a CDS encoding oxygenase MpaB family protein, which yields MPGLTEPLRSRLQFTFNGQRSGTPDWVQELEHGDDPGFFGPGSAVWAVHGGMSTIPAGVRALLVQALHPGALAGVHDHSRYREDPLGRLAGTIRWIFTVSYGSQEQATAASQWVLRLHEKVTGTYLDRHGVSHRYAANDPDLLSWVHMAFCDSFLAAALAWGAPIPGGADAYVRQWAVAGELMGVQEPPRSVAEMNSQLAAFDDAGVLERTSRTDEVVHFLRRPPLFPILRAGYPLIFDGAVGTLSPRFRSLLELRGPHIGSFELPTRAPAALMLRGIGGVLGAEPAAAMAARARRERLGIVDDVPAPARRR from the coding sequence GTGCCCGGCCTCACCGAACCCCTCCGCTCACGGCTGCAGTTCACCTTCAACGGACAGCGCTCGGGCACACCCGACTGGGTGCAGGAGCTGGAACACGGCGACGATCCGGGCTTCTTCGGCCCCGGCAGCGCCGTCTGGGCCGTCCACGGAGGCATGTCGACGATCCCCGCGGGTGTGCGCGCCCTCCTCGTGCAGGCCCTCCACCCCGGTGCGCTCGCCGGGGTCCACGACCACTCGCGCTACCGGGAGGACCCCCTCGGGCGCCTCGCCGGCACGATCCGCTGGATCTTCACCGTCTCGTACGGGTCGCAGGAGCAGGCCACCGCGGCGTCGCAGTGGGTGCTGCGCCTCCACGAGAAGGTCACCGGCACGTACCTCGACCGGCACGGGGTCTCGCACCGGTACGCGGCCAACGACCCGGACCTGCTCTCGTGGGTGCACATGGCCTTCTGCGACTCGTTCTTGGCCGCAGCTCTGGCCTGGGGCGCGCCGATCCCCGGCGGGGCCGATGCGTACGTGCGCCAATGGGCCGTCGCCGGCGAGCTGATGGGGGTGCAGGAGCCGCCGCGATCCGTCGCCGAGATGAACAGCCAGCTGGCGGCGTTCGACGACGCCGGGGTGCTCGAGCGCACGTCCCGGACGGACGAGGTCGTGCACTTCCTGCGCAGGCCGCCGCTGTTCCCGATCCTGCGCGCGGGGTACCCGCTGATCTTCGACGGGGCGGTCGGCACGCTGTCGCCGAGGTTCCGGTCGCTGCTCGAGCTTCGCGGGCCCCACATCGGATCGTTCGAGCTGCCGACGCGCGCTCCTGCCGCCCTGATGCTGCGGGGGATCGGGGGAGTGCTCGGGGCGGAGCCCGCCGCCGCGATGGCCGCGCGCGCCCGGCGGGAGCGGCTCGGGATCGTCGACGACGTGCCCGCGCCCGCTCGGCGTCGCTGA
- a CDS encoding SDR family oxidoreductase has protein sequence MSKVWFITGASRGFGREWSLAALERGDSVAATARTVSTLDDIAEKYPDTFLPLQLDVDDRDADFAAVKAAHEKFGRLDIVINNAGYGHFGTIEELSEQEVRQQLETNVFGALWVTQAALPILRAQGAGHVINVSSIGGITAFPGIGAYHMSKWALEAMGQSLSQEVAPFGIHVTTIEPGGFATDWAGPSAKHSEQIDVYKPMWDARAAQMSSAKRGDPTASAAAVLKVVDAENPPLRVFFGTTPLSVATKDYESRLATWNEWQPVAELAQGE, from the coding sequence GCGCGGCGACAGCGTCGCGGCGACCGCACGCACCGTGAGCACGCTCGACGACATCGCCGAGAAGTACCCCGACACGTTCCTGCCCCTGCAGCTCGACGTCGACGACCGCGACGCCGACTTCGCCGCCGTGAAGGCCGCGCACGAGAAGTTCGGTCGGCTCGACATCGTCATCAACAACGCCGGCTACGGCCACTTCGGCACCATCGAGGAGCTCAGCGAGCAGGAGGTGCGGCAGCAGCTCGAGACGAACGTCTTCGGGGCGCTCTGGGTCACCCAGGCGGCGCTGCCGATCCTGCGCGCACAGGGCGCCGGCCACGTCATCAACGTGTCGAGCATCGGCGGAATCACGGCGTTCCCCGGCATCGGCGCGTACCACATGTCGAAGTGGGCCCTCGAGGCCATGGGTCAGTCGCTGTCGCAGGAGGTCGCGCCCTTCGGCATCCACGTGACGACCATCGAGCCCGGCGGCTTCGCCACCGACTGGGCCGGGCCGTCGGCCAAGCACAGTGAGCAGATCGACGTCTACAAGCCGATGTGGGACGCCCGCGCCGCGCAGATGTCGAGCGCCAAGCGCGGCGACCCGACCGCGTCGGCCGCCGCCGTGCTCAAGGTCGTCGACGCCGAGAACCCGCCGCTGCGCGTCTTCTTCGGCACGACGCCGCTGAGCGTCGCGACGAAGGACTACGAGTCGCGTCTCGCCACCTGGAACGAGTGGCAGCCCGTCGCGGAGCTCGCCCAGGGCGAGTAA
- a CDS encoding aldo/keto reductase family protein — MDFRYLGRSGLKISEITYGNWLTHASQVENDQATACVHAALDSGITTFDTADAYANTAAEKVLGDALRGQRRESLEIFTKVYWPTGPRGHNDTGLSRKHILESINGSLTRLGTDYVDLYQAHRFDVETPLEETMQAFADVVRQGKALYIGVSEWTADQIREGHALAQKMGVQLISNQPQYSMLWRVIEDEVVPASKQYGLSQIVWSPIAQGVLTGKYKPGQPLPEGSRATDEKGGANTIRRFLNDEVLTAVAELEPIAADLGLSMAQLAVAWVLQNDNVASAIIGASRPEQVLDNVKASGVVLPPEALAAIDRAVGAVAERDAAKTVSPEARPA, encoded by the coding sequence ATGGACTTCCGCTACCTCGGCCGCTCCGGCCTGAAGATCTCCGAGATCACCTACGGCAACTGGCTGACGCACGCCTCGCAGGTCGAGAACGACCAGGCGACGGCCTGCGTGCACGCCGCCCTCGACTCCGGCATCACGACGTTCGACACGGCCGACGCCTACGCCAACACCGCCGCCGAGAAGGTGCTCGGCGACGCCCTGCGAGGTCAGCGCCGCGAGTCGCTCGAGATCTTCACGAAGGTGTACTGGCCGACCGGGCCGCGCGGCCACAACGACACCGGGCTCAGCCGCAAGCACATCCTCGAGTCGATCAACGGCTCGCTCACGCGGCTCGGCACGGACTACGTCGACCTCTACCAGGCGCACCGCTTCGACGTCGAGACTCCGCTCGAAGAGACGATGCAGGCCTTCGCCGACGTCGTCCGGCAGGGCAAGGCGCTCTACATCGGCGTCTCCGAGTGGACCGCCGACCAGATCCGCGAGGGTCACGCGCTCGCTCAGAAGATGGGCGTGCAGCTGATCTCGAACCAGCCGCAGTACTCGATGCTCTGGCGCGTCATCGAAGACGAGGTCGTGCCGGCGTCGAAGCAGTACGGCCTCTCCCAGATCGTCTGGTCGCCGATCGCGCAGGGCGTGCTCACCGGCAAGTACAAGCCCGGTCAGCCGCTGCCCGAGGGGTCCCGCGCCACCGACGAGAAGGGCGGCGCGAACACCATCCGCCGCTTCCTGAACGACGAGGTCCTCACCGCCGTCGCGGAGCTCGAGCCGATCGCAGCCGACCTCGGCCTCTCGATGGCGCAGCTCGCCGTCGCGTGGGTGCTGCAGAACGACAACGTCGCCTCCGCGATCATCGGCGCCTCGCGGCCCGAGCAGGTGCTCGACAACGTGAAGGCGTCGGGCGTGGTCCTGCCCCCGGAGGCCCTCGCCGCGATCGATCGGGCAGTGGGTGCGGTCGCCGAGCGGGACGCGGCCAAGACCGTGTCGCCGGAGGCGCGGCCCGCCTGA
- a CDS encoding YceI family protein, with protein MPITTETIPGYVAGTWNIDSAHSELTFSVRHLAISKVKGSFSTFDVTLVTGDAIVDSKVTATIDIASISTGNADRDGHLHSDDFFNTEAHPKAVFESTSITEKGDDLVIDGNLTLKGVTEPVQLVAEFGGITTDAYGQTKAGFSAKGKIDRTKFGVSFNASLDNGGVLLSNDIALDFEIQLVLAAA; from the coding sequence ATGCCCATCACCACCGAAACCATCCCCGGCTACGTCGCGGGCACCTGGAACATCGATAGCGCCCACTCGGAGCTCACGTTCTCGGTTCGCCACCTCGCCATCTCGAAGGTCAAGGGCTCGTTCAGCACCTTCGACGTGACGCTCGTCACCGGCGACGCCATCGTCGACTCGAAGGTCACCGCCACCATCGACATCGCCTCGATCTCGACCGGCAACGCCGACCGCGACGGCCACCTCCACTCGGACGACTTCTTCAACACCGAGGCGCACCCCAAGGCCGTCTTCGAGTCGACCTCGATCACCGAGAAGGGCGACGACCTCGTCATCGACGGCAACCTCACCCTCAAGGGCGTGACCGAGCCCGTGCAGCTCGTCGCCGAGTTCGGTGGCATCACCACCGACGCCTACGGCCAGACCAAGGCCGGCTTCTCGGCCAAGGGCAAGATCGACCGCACCAAGTTCGGCGTCTCGTTCAACGCGTCGCTCGACAACGGCGGCGTCCTGCTCAGCAACGACATCGCGCTCGACTTCGAGATCCAGCTGGTGCTCGCCGCGGCGTAG